The following are from one region of the Stanieria sp. NIES-3757 genome:
- a CDS encoding Methyltransferase type 11 translates to MGFYSNFIFPWCLDWSMSSPIISKYRKEILADVSGEVLEIGFGTGLNLAYYPETVQKITTVDPNLGVNKLAQKRINQSEMSVDNLPLSGENLPMKDRSFDSVVSTWTLCSIADIDRAISEIHRVLKPGGKFFFIEHGLSNETPIQVWQNRLNPIQNIIGDGCNLNRNIETIIAKKFDNLTVKQFYEPKYLKVLGYMYQGVAIK, encoded by the coding sequence ATGGGCTTTTATTCTAATTTTATTTTTCCTTGGTGTCTTGACTGGTCGATGTCTAGTCCGATTATTAGTAAGTATCGAAAAGAAATTTTAGCTGATGTATCGGGCGAGGTATTAGAAATAGGCTTTGGTACGGGATTAAATTTAGCTTACTATCCAGAAACAGTTCAAAAAATTACAACTGTCGATCCTAATCTAGGAGTTAATAAATTAGCTCAAAAAAGAATTAATCAATCTGAAATGTCGGTAGATAATTTGCCTTTGAGTGGTGAAAATTTACCGATGAAAGATCGAAGTTTTGATAGCGTAGTTAGTACTTGGACGTTGTGTAGTATTGCCGATATAGATCGCGCTATTTCCGAAATTCATCGGGTATTAAAACCAGGAGGCAAATTCTTTTTTATCGAACATGGTTTAAGTAATGAAACTCCAATTCAAGTTTGGCAAAATCGTTTAAACCCAATTCAAAATATAATTGGTGATGGTTGTAATCTCAATCGGAATATCGAAACAATTATTGCGAAAAAATTTGATAATCTAACAGTTAAACAATTTTACGAACCAAAATACCTTAAAGTACTAGGTTATATGTATCAAGGAGTAGCAATTAAGTAA
- a CDS encoding hydrogenase accessory protein HupE/UreJ protein, translated as MNKFFLNKLNNLSEDKNQKKVKLLAPEFIFLIMLIIYLIITMQPALAHHAIGGTTPANFFEGFISGLAHPVIGLDHFAFVVAIALVAVLKEKFGFFIPVVFVLATIAGTVIHLFSVDLPIPEIIVALSVLTVGLLLVKENKPNAGLLLILSTIAGIFHGYAYGESIIGAEMTPLGAYLFGFSLIQLIVAAIAFYLGKLTLTKFTNQPNLYLRFAGYLVCGIGLSFLSTTVFG; from the coding sequence ATGAACAAATTTTTCTTAAATAAATTAAATAACTTATCAGAAGATAAAAACCAAAAGAAAGTTAAATTATTAGCACCAGAATTTATCTTTTTGATAATGTTAATCATCTACTTGATTATCACTATGCAACCTGCTTTAGCACATCATGCTATTGGAGGAACAACTCCAGCTAATTTTTTTGAAGGATTTATCTCTGGTTTAGCACATCCCGTAATAGGTTTAGATCATTTTGCCTTTGTCGTAGCCATTGCTTTGGTAGCTGTTTTAAAAGAAAAATTTGGATTTTTTATTCCTGTTGTTTTTGTGTTAGCTACAATTGCAGGAACAGTAATTCACTTATTCAGTGTTGATTTACCAATTCCAGAAATAATTGTTGCGCTTTCAGTTTTAACAGTAGGGTTACTGTTAGTTAAAGAAAATAAACCTAATGCGGGACTTTTATTAATTTTATCGACAATTGCGGGTATTTTTCATGGTTACGCCTATGGAGAATCAATTATTGGTGCAGAAATGACTCCTTTAGGTGCTTATTTATTTGGTTTTAGTTTAATCCAGTTAATTGTTGCTGCGATTGCATTTTATTTGGGCAAATTAACTTTAACTAAATTTACTAATCAACCTAATCTTTATTTACGTTTTGCTGGCTATCTTGTCTGTGGAATTGGTTTAAGTTTTCTTTCTACCACAGTTTTTGGTTAA
- a CDS encoding cobalamin biosynthesis protein CobW: MHKIPVTVITGFLGAGKTTLVRHLLQNNQGKRIAVLVNEFGEVGIDGELLRSAQAEGLCSESNSEPCKPRPPFEGGDGSSLSCQVCDEEDNLNSNIVELTNGCLCCTVQEEFYPVMQELLKRRDKLDCILIETSGLALPKPLVQAFRWHEIRNAATVDGVLTVVDCQALAEGTLVGDLVALEAQRQADPNLEHETPIEELFEDQLACADLVLLTKTDLVDAATLTKIKSWLQQELPVGVKVVTCPQGEINPDILLGFNAAVEDNLDSRHSHHDHEEEHDHDDEINSIQLVCDRGFEPKSLTTKLQQLVKQQEIYRIKGFVNVPEKPMRLVLQGVGNRFDTFYDRFWSKDEPRQTRLVLIGKKLNQDLVEKAIFN, encoded by the coding sequence ATGCATAAAATCCCCGTTACTGTCATTACTGGTTTTTTGGGCGCAGGGAAAACTACGTTGGTGCGTCATCTTTTACAAAATAATCAAGGAAAACGCATCGCTGTCTTGGTAAATGAATTTGGTGAAGTTGGCATTGATGGTGAGTTATTACGGAGCGCACAAGCTGAGGGGCTGTGTTCTGAATCGAATTCAGAACCCTGTAAGCCCCGTCCGCCCTTCGAGGGCGGAGACGGCTCCTCACTTTCCTGTCAAGTTTGTGATGAGGAGGACAACCTCAATAGTAATATAGTTGAATTAACGAACGGTTGTCTTTGTTGTACGGTTCAAGAAGAATTTTATCCCGTCATGCAAGAACTATTAAAAAGAAGGGATAAACTAGACTGTATTCTAATTGAAACTTCTGGACTAGCTTTACCCAAACCTCTAGTACAGGCTTTTCGTTGGCACGAAATTCGTAATGCTGCCACAGTAGACGGAGTTTTAACTGTTGTAGATTGTCAAGCTTTAGCTGAAGGAACTTTAGTAGGAGATTTAGTTGCTTTAGAAGCACAACGACAAGCCGATCCTAATTTAGAACATGAAACTCCCATAGAAGAGTTATTTGAAGATCAGTTAGCTTGTGCCGATTTAGTTTTGTTAACCAAAACCGATCTAGTTGATGCTGCTACTTTAACTAAAATTAAAAGCTGGTTACAACAAGAACTTCCAGTTGGGGTAAAAGTTGTTACTTGTCCTCAAGGGGAAATCAATCCTGATATTTTATTAGGTTTTAATGCAGCGGTAGAAGATAATTTAGATAGTCGTCATTCTCATCACGACCACGAAGAAGAACATGACCATGATGATGAAATTAATTCAATTCAATTAGTTTGCGATCGCGGTTTTGAACCAAAGAGCCTAACTACTAAGTTACAACAATTAGTTAAACAACAAGAAATCTATCGCATCAAAGGTTTTGTTAATGTTCCAGAAAAACCAATGCGATTAGTTTTACAGGGTGTAGGTAATCGTTTTGATACTTTTTACGATCGTTTTTGGTCTAAAGACGAACCACGTCAAACTCGCCTAGTTTTGATTGGAAAAAAACTAAATCAAGATTTAGTTGAAAAAGCAATTTTTAACTAA
- a CDS encoding ABC-1 domain protein — translation MYTKIINKQTTVEQRGIRTKLVNPHQTDSYIEGQAQNILIKYDPKAIAEYYRYRPWLIFWRGITIIWFFGIFFFHLQWDKWTKQVDKNKLRRATELRQLLTKLGPTFIKVGQALSTRPDLIRKDFLNELIKLQDQLPPFDNRTAFAIIESELGYSVREAYREISANPIAAASLGQVYRAVLHSGEEVAVKVQRPNLRPILALDLYLMRCMAAWLAPWLPLNLGHDLTLIVDEFGIKLFEEIDYLNEARNAEKFATNFQGDLDVKVPLIYWRYTGQRVLTLEWIDGIKLTDLATIEAAGLDADKLIKIGVTSGLRQLLEFGFFHADPHPGNLFATPDGKMAFIDFGMMDQLEEETKETLASAVVQLINRDYQALARDFVQLGFLTPNTDINPIIPALEQVLGNAMGESVVNFNFKTITDEFSELMYDYPFRVPAKFALIIRSLITQEGLALSLNPNFKIVEVSYPYVSRRLLTGESPQLRKRLLEVLIKDGKFQWERLENMLAIARADEAFDLLPTAQLGLQYLLSDEGKYLRRQLLLALTEDERLHTEEVQRLWGLVKDELKPQKIFDFAFSSFRDISLERVAAIIPTTISSS, via the coding sequence TTGTATACTAAAATTATTAATAAGCAAACTACAGTCGAGCAGCGAGGGATAAGAACAAAACTCGTGAATCCTCATCAAACTGATTCTTATATCGAAGGACAAGCACAAAACATTTTAATCAAATATGATCCTAAGGCGATCGCAGAATACTATCGCTACCGACCTTGGTTAATATTCTGGCGTGGCATCACAATTATCTGGTTTTTTGGAATTTTTTTCTTTCATTTACAGTGGGATAAATGGACTAAGCAGGTAGACAAAAATAAGCTTCGACGCGCCACAGAATTACGTCAGTTGCTCACAAAATTAGGCCCTACTTTTATTAAAGTTGGACAAGCCTTATCAACCAGACCAGATTTAATCCGTAAGGATTTTCTCAATGAATTAATTAAGCTACAAGACCAACTCCCGCCTTTTGACAATCGAACTGCTTTTGCCATTATTGAATCAGAATTAGGCTATAGCGTAAGGGAAGCATACCGAGAAATCTCTGCTAATCCAATTGCAGCAGCTAGTTTAGGTCAAGTTTATCGCGCTGTTTTACATAGTGGAGAAGAAGTAGCAGTTAAAGTACAACGTCCCAATTTACGACCAATTTTAGCTTTAGACCTTTATTTGATGCGTTGTATGGCTGCTTGGTTAGCACCTTGGTTACCACTCAATTTAGGTCACGATCTTACTTTAATTGTTGATGAATTCGGGATTAAACTTTTTGAAGAAATTGATTATTTAAACGAAGCCAGAAACGCTGAGAAATTTGCTACTAATTTTCAAGGGGATTTAGATGTCAAAGTTCCTCTAATTTATTGGCGATATACTGGTCAGCGTGTTTTAACTCTAGAGTGGATTGACGGAATTAAATTAACCGATCTTGCCACCATTGAAGCAGCAGGTTTAGATGCTGATAAATTAATCAAAATTGGTGTAACTTCAGGGTTACGTCAGCTTTTAGAATTTGGCTTTTTCCATGCCGATCCTCATCCTGGTAATCTTTTTGCTACTCCCGATGGGAAAATGGCATTTATTGATTTTGGCATGATGGATCAGTTGGAAGAAGAAACCAAAGAAACTTTAGCTAGTGCAGTAGTTCAACTGATTAATCGAGATTATCAAGCTTTAGCGCGAGATTTTGTTCAACTAGGGTTTCTCACTCCTAATACCGATATCAATCCTATCATTCCTGCTTTAGAACAAGTTTTAGGCAATGCGATGGGAGAAAGCGTAGTTAACTTCAACTTCAAAACGATTACTGATGAATTTTCTGAGTTGATGTACGATTATCCTTTCCGTGTTCCTGCCAAATTTGCGTTGATTATCCGTTCTCTAATTACTCAGGAAGGTTTGGCTTTAAGTCTCAATCCCAACTTTAAAATAGTCGAAGTTTCTTATCCATATGTTTCGAGAAGATTACTAACTGGAGAATCACCCCAACTCAGAAAACGATTGCTAGAAGTACTAATTAAAGACGGTAAATTCCAGTGGGAAAGATTAGAAAATATGCTTGCGATCGCAAGAGCCGATGAAGCCTTTGATTTATTGCCTACTGCACAACTGGGTTTACAATATCTCCTTTCTGATGAGGGTAAATATCTACGTCGGCAATTATTACTGGCTTTGACAGAAGACGAAAGATTGCATACAGAAGAAGTCCAACGTCTCTGGGGATTAGTCAAAGATGAATTAAAACCTCAAAAAATCTTCGATTTTGCTTTTAGTTCTTTTCGAGACATTTCACTAGAAAGAGTAGCAGCAATTATTCCCACGACTATCAGTTCAAGCTAA
- a CDS encoding Glyoxalase/bleomycin resistance protein/dioxygenase has product MNLSKIHHVAIICSNYQVSKHFYTEILGFKIIQETYRESRDSYKLDLQIGDNDQIELFSFLDPPARPTSPESCGLRHLAFQVDDLEVTVYQLQSRDVEVEPIRIDDITGKKFTFFRDPDNLPLEIYEK; this is encoded by the coding sequence ATGAATCTCTCTAAAATACATCATGTAGCTATCATTTGTTCCAACTATCAAGTTTCTAAACACTTCTATACAGAGATTTTAGGCTTTAAAATTATTCAAGAAACTTATCGGGAATCAAGAGACTCTTACAAACTTGATTTGCAGATTGGCGATAATGACCAGATTGAATTGTTTTCCTTTCTCGATCCTCCCGCTAGACCAACTAGTCCTGAAAGTTGTGGTCTTAGGCATTTAGCCTTTCAAGTCGATGACTTAGAAGTTACGGTTTATCAGCTTCAATCCCGTGATGTAGAAGTAGAACCAATTAGAATAGATGACATTACTGGTAAAAAATTTACTTTTTTTCGCGATCCAGACAATTTACCTCTGGAAATCTACGAAAAGTAA
- a CDS encoding transposase, whose amino-acid sequence MFSLDALFCDVDDFCFDFETQWQKKLLSYGGIKRVRAKSLCLSEIMTILIAFHQNHYRNFKHFYLDCVKKYWHSVFPGLPSYQRFALMDAFHSDSVMCLP is encoded by the coding sequence ATGTTTAGTTTAGACGCTCTATTTTGTGACGTAGATGATTTCTGTTTTGATTTTGAAACCCAATGGCAAAAAAAACTATTAAGTTATGGAGGAATAAAACGAGTTAGGGCAAAAAGTCTGTGTTTAAGTGAAATAATGACAATTTTAATTGCTTTTCATCAAAATCACTATCGCAATTTCAAACATTTTTATCTCGACTGTGTTAAAAAATATTGGCACTCAGTTTTTCCAGGACTTCCTAGTTATCAGAGGTTTGCCCTTATGGATGCCTTCCACTCTGATTCCGTTATGTGTCTACCTTAA
- a CDS encoding glucosyltransferase: MILVTVGTKKFLFNRLMQWIDNVIEDDVISAAEEVVIQAGSSTFVPS, from the coding sequence ATGATTCTAGTTACAGTCGGCACTAAAAAATTTCTCTTCAATCGTTTGATGCAGTGGATTGATAATGTAATTGAAGATGACGTAATTTCAGCAGCAGAAGAAGTGGTTATTCAAGCTGGTTCTTCTACTTTTGTTCCCAGTTAA
- the habB gene encoding Hydroxylaminobenzene mutase HabB: protein MKVITFRLSIYGTFANWLATLLSAIWGAGALSMPIASQLYLGTEIQEILIKSLLLSLSVAMVFVCIFAIWGLRTNGNSKFQFNKPDQTDLSVS from the coding sequence ATGAAAGTAATTACATTTAGACTGTCAATTTACGGAACATTTGCCAACTGGTTAGCAACATTACTTTCAGCAATATGGGGCGCAGGTGCATTATCGATGCCCATTGCATCTCAACTTTATCTAGGAACAGAAATTCAAGAAATACTGATTAAGAGTCTACTGCTGTCACTTTCAGTCGCCATGGTTTTTGTTTGCATTTTTGCGATTTGGGGGTTACGAACTAATGGAAATAGCAAGTTTCAATTTAATAAACCAGATCAAACAGACTTATCTGTAAGTTGA
- a CDS encoding arginine biosynthesis bifunctional protein ArgJ: MADWQVVTGGITAPKGFKAAGIAAGLKPSGVKDLTLILSETEAIAAGVFTTSQVRAACVDYCRQRLQEKASAKAIMCNAGQANAATGEQGWQDAILSAELLAKELNISAHAVLLASTGVIGQRIKMDALQAAIPQLVASASVGGGKDAAKSIMTTDLVPKEIALETIIEDRPVRIGGIAKGSGMIHPNMATMLSFITCDAAVATHLWQDMLKRAVDKSFNQITVDGDTSTNDTVIALANGESRTTAITEMNKNAQKLEAMLTEVCQYLAKAIARDGEGATCLIEVQVTGASDRKAASLVAKTIAGSSLVKSAVFGRDPNWGRIAAAAGRAGVNFHQDELQIKLGDLVLMENGQPLEFDRQAASNYLKQAASGAYLKDDTVLISVCIGNGSGTSTAWGCDLTYKYVEINAEYTT; encoded by the coding sequence ATGGCAGACTGGCAGGTGGTAACAGGCGGAATAACTGCACCGAAAGGATTTAAAGCAGCAGGAATTGCAGCAGGATTAAAACCCTCTGGAGTAAAAGATTTAACCTTAATTCTTTCAGAAACTGAAGCGATCGCAGCAGGAGTGTTTACCACCTCTCAAGTTAGGGCTGCCTGTGTTGATTACTGTCGTCAACGCCTTCAAGAGAAAGCTAGTGCTAAGGCAATTATGTGTAATGCCGGTCAAGCCAACGCAGCAACAGGAGAACAAGGCTGGCAAGATGCTATTTTAAGTGCAGAACTATTAGCCAAAGAGTTAAATATTTCCGCCCATGCAGTTCTACTCGCTTCCACAGGAGTCATTGGGCAAAGAATTAAAATGGATGCTTTGCAAGCAGCAATTCCTCAATTAGTTGCTTCTGCTTCCGTAGGGGGTGGAAAAGATGCAGCTAAATCAATTATGACTACTGATTTAGTTCCTAAAGAAATTGCCCTAGAAACTATCATTGAAGACCGTCCTGTCCGAATTGGTGGCATTGCTAAAGGTTCGGGAATGATTCACCCTAATATGGCTACGATGCTTTCTTTTATTACCTGTGATGCTGCGGTGGCTACTCACCTCTGGCAAGATATGCTCAAACGAGCTGTAGATAAAAGTTTTAATCAGATTACAGTTGATGGAGATACTAGTACTAACGATACAGTGATTGCTTTAGCCAATGGAGAGTCACGCACCACTGCTATCACTGAAATGAATAAAAATGCTCAGAAGCTAGAAGCAATGTTGACAGAAGTGTGTCAATATCTTGCTAAGGCAATTGCGCGGGATGGAGAAGGAGCTACTTGTTTAATTGAAGTGCAAGTTACGGGCGCATCGGATCGGAAAGCTGCTTCTCTGGTTGCTAAAACAATCGCTGGTTCATCTTTGGTAAAATCAGCCGTTTTTGGACGAGATCCTAATTGGGGCAGAATAGCAGCAGCAGCAGGCAGAGCAGGAGTAAACTTTCATCAAGATGAGTTACAAATTAAGCTAGGAGATCTTGTTCTGATGGAAAATGGTCAACCCTTAGAATTTGATCGTCAAGCAGCGAGTAACTATCTCAAACAAGCAGCATCAGGTGCTTACCTCAAAGATGATACAGTTCTCATTTCTGTTTGTATTGGCAATGGTTCTGGTACAAGTACCGCTTGGGGATGCGATTTGACTTATAAATACGTTGAAATTAATGCTGAATATACTACTTAA
- a CDS encoding UDP-3-O-(3-hydroxymyristoyl) glucosamine N-acyltransferase — MEFKEIIAQLGDIAALNSFNCNRYLNPEISSLAAIDLATTGNLSYIEGGRFASMVEKTEASALILPNDEILQAKATQRGIAWIATKEPRLAFAKAIALFYQPYQPNPGIHPTAMIAPSAVIGKNVSIGAYVVVQKEVKIGDRAIIHPHVVLYPEVEIGENTTLHANCTIQERTKIGANCVIHSGVVIGGEGFGFVPTAEGWFKMEQSGYVVLEDGVEIGCNSTVDRPAVGETRIGRNTKLDNMVHIGHGCKIGSNCVMAGQVALAGGVTVGDRVMLGGQVGITNHVHIGDGVIATAQSGITNSVPPGEMVSGSPHVSNRLYRKASAIYRKFPEIYETFKQVKQYLAEK, encoded by the coding sequence ATGGAATTTAAAGAAATTATCGCTCAACTTGGTGACATAGCAGCCTTGAATAGTTTCAATTGTAACCGGTATCTTAATCCCGAAATTAGTTCATTAGCTGCGATAGATTTGGCAACCACTGGTAATCTTAGTTATATCGAAGGGGGAAGATTTGCCAGTATGGTTGAGAAAACCGAAGCTAGTGCCTTAATTTTACCTAATGATGAAATTTTACAGGCGAAAGCGACTCAACGGGGTATTGCTTGGATTGCTACCAAAGAACCCAGATTAGCCTTTGCTAAAGCGATCGCCTTATTTTATCAACCCTATCAACCTAATCCTGGTATTCATCCTACCGCAATGATTGCGCCTAGTGCAGTAATTGGTAAAAACGTTTCGATTGGTGCTTATGTCGTGGTGCAAAAAGAAGTTAAGATTGGCGATCGCGCTATTATCCATCCTCATGTAGTGCTTTATCCCGAAGTCGAAATCGGCGAGAATACAACTCTACACGCTAATTGTACCATTCAAGAACGAACTAAAATCGGAGCTAATTGCGTCATTCATAGCGGTGTAGTCATTGGAGGAGAAGGCTTTGGTTTTGTTCCTACTGCTGAAGGATGGTTCAAAATGGAACAATCGGGTTATGTTGTCCTCGAAGATGGAGTAGAAATTGGTTGTAATAGCACTGTAGATCGTCCTGCGGTCGGAGAAACCAGAATCGGACGCAATACTAAACTAGATAATATGGTACATATTGGTCATGGCTGTAAAATCGGTTCAAACTGTGTCATGGCGGGACAAGTAGCCTTAGCCGGAGGTGTAACAGTAGGCGATCGCGTTATGCTCGGAGGACAAGTAGGTATAACTAATCACGTTCACATCGGTGATGGTGTGATTGCTACTGCCCAAAGCGGAATTACTAATAGTGTACCTCCAGGAGAAATGGTTTCTGGAAGTCCTCATGTCTCTAATCGTTTGTATCGCAAAGCTTCAGCTATTTATCGAAAATTCCCAGAGATTTACGAAACTTTTAAGCAAGTTAAACAATATTTAGCAGAAAAATAG
- a CDS encoding ABC transporter related, producing the protein MNQIQPQSEYQPVIIRLEQVEKIYGSGNTTVHALDQVNLVIHQGEYCSIMGASGSGKSTVMNIIGCLDRPTAGRYYLDKVDVSGLSDEELASIRNRKIGFIFQQFHLLPQMTALENVMLPMVYAGVEYSERRDRAREALIKVGLENRLNNKPNQLSGGQQQRVAIARAIVNQPLLLLADEPTGALDSKTTQEVLNIFGELHSSGITVIMVTHEPELARQTERIIWFRDGQVIYSHLTPQEMLQVAVVS; encoded by the coding sequence ATGAATCAAATCCAGCCTCAATCAGAATATCAACCAGTTATCATTCGTTTAGAACAAGTAGAAAAAATTTATGGTAGTGGGAATACCACCGTTCATGCCTTAGATCAAGTCAATTTAGTAATTCATCAAGGCGAATATTGTTCCATTATGGGTGCATCGGGTTCGGGAAAATCTACCGTCATGAATATTATCGGTTGTTTAGACCGCCCCACTGCTGGCAGATATTATCTTGATAAAGTTGATGTTTCTGGATTATCAGATGAGGAATTAGCCTCCATTCGCAATCGTAAGATTGGTTTTATTTTTCAACAATTTCATCTTCTGCCTCAGATGACTGCTTTAGAAAATGTGATGCTGCCAATGGTTTATGCTGGTGTAGAATATTCAGAAAGACGCGATCGCGCCAGAGAAGCTTTAATTAAAGTAGGTTTAGAAAATCGCTTAAACAACAAACCCAATCAACTTTCTGGTGGACAACAACAACGGGTTGCGATCGCTCGTGCCATTGTCAATCAACCTTTACTACTTCTGGCAGATGAACCAACAGGTGCGTTAGACTCAAAGACGACTCAAGAAGTGTTAAATATTTTTGGAGAACTTCATAGCAGCGGTATTACCGTAATTATGGTTACTCACGAACCAGAACTAGCTCGTCAAACAGAAAGAATTATTTGGTTTCGTGATGGTCAAGTAATTTATTCTCACCTTACTCCTCAAGAAATGCTTCAAGTTGCAGTTGTTTCCTAA
- a CDS encoding hypothetical protein (conserved hypothetical protein, possible PP loop protein): MEAIKERTSKNFKKLKARLRGLVGKAICDYNMIDNGDRVMVCLSGGKDSYTMLDLLMSLQRKALVEFELLAVNLDQKQPGFPPHILPEYLQSLGVPYRIVEEDTYSIVQRVIPEGKTMCSLCSRLRRGILYRVASEEGATKIALGHHREDIVETLFLNMFHGGTLKAMPPKLLTDDQKHIVIRPLAYCPEKEIQRYANAREFPIIPCNLCGSQENLQRAQIKQMLHSWERENPGRIESLFRSIQNVAPSQLADTELFDFANLKTDLSQSD, translated from the coding sequence ATGGAAGCAATCAAAGAACGTACCTCAAAAAATTTCAAAAAACTCAAAGCACGTCTGCGAGGATTAGTCGGAAAAGCTATCTGTGACTATAATATGATCGACAATGGCGATCGCGTTATGGTTTGTTTATCTGGTGGCAAAGATTCCTACACCATGTTAGATCTGCTGATGAGTCTTCAGCGTAAAGCATTAGTTGAGTTTGAGCTTTTAGCAGTCAATCTCGATCAAAAACAACCTGGTTTTCCTCCACATATTTTGCCAGAATATTTACAATCTTTAGGTGTTCCTTATCGGATTGTTGAAGAAGATACCTATAGTATTGTGCAGCGAGTCATTCCCGAAGGTAAAACAATGTGTAGTTTATGTTCTCGTTTGCGACGGGGAATTCTTTATCGAGTAGCAAGTGAAGAAGGTGCAACCAAGATTGCTTTAGGACATCATCGGGAAGATATCGTCGAAACTTTATTTCTAAATATGTTTCATGGTGGAACACTCAAAGCTATGCCACCTAAACTTTTAACTGATGACCAAAAACATATCGTAATTCGTCCTTTGGCTTATTGCCCAGAAAAAGAGATTCAGCGTTATGCTAATGCTAGGGAATTTCCGATTATTCCTTGTAATTTGTGTGGTTCGCAAGAAAATCTCCAACGCGCACAAATTAAGCAGATGCTACATAGTTGGGAGAGAGAAAACCCAGGTAGAATTGAGAGTCTGTTTCGCAGTATTCAAAATGTCGCGCCTTCTCAATTGGCAGATACCGAGTTGTTTGATTTTGCCAATCTCAAAACCGATTTATCTCAATCTGATTGA